One Cucumis sativus cultivar 9930 chromosome 1, Cucumber_9930_V3, whole genome shotgun sequence DNA segment encodes these proteins:
- the LOC101219936 gene encoding NADP-dependent malic enzyme encodes MESTLKEIGDGGSVLDLDPKATVGGGVEDIYGEDCATEEQLVTPWTFSVASGYSLLRDPHHNKGLAFTEKERDAHYLRGLLPPAIVTQQLQEKKLMQNIRQYQLPLQKFIAMMELQERNERLFYKLLVDNVEELLPVVYTPTVGEACQKYGSIFRRPQGLYISLKEKGKILEVLKNWPQRSIQVIVVTDGERILGLGDLGCQGMGIPVGKLSLYTALGGVRPSACLPITIDVGTNNEKLLNDEFYIGLKQRRATGEEYYELLDEFMTAVKQNYGEKVLIQFEDFANHNAFELLAKYRTTHLVFNDDIQGTAAVVLAGAVSALKLIGGTLADHTFLFLGAGEAGTGIAELIALEVSKQTKAPVEETRKKIWLVDSKGLIVHSRKDSLQHFKKPWAHEHEPVKDLLSAVKAIKPTVLIGSSGVGRTFTKEVVEAVSSINEKPLIMALSNPTSQSECTAEEAYTWSEGRAIFASGSPFDPFEYNGKTFVPGQSNNAYIFPGFGLGVVISGAIRVHDDMLLAASEALAAQVSEENYDKGLIYPPFTNIRKISANIAANVAAKAYELGLATRLPRPADLVKYAESCMYSPVYRTYR; translated from the exons ATGGAGAGTACTTTGAAGGAGATCGGTGATGGTGGTTCTGTGTTGGATTTGGACCCCAAAGCAACTGTTGGTGGTGGTGTTGAGGATATATATGGAGAAGACTGTGCTACAGAGGAACAGCTTGTCACTCCGTGGACTTTCTCAGTCGCGAG TGGCTATTCGTTGTTGAGGGATCCGCATCATAACAAGGGGTTGGCATTTacagaaaaggaaagagatgCTCATTATTTGCGTGGGCTTTTGCCACCTGCCATTGTTACTCAACAACTTCAG GAGAAGAAGTTGATGCAGAACATCAGGCAGTATCAACTTCCACTACAAAAATTTATTGCCATGATGGAACTTCAG gaaagaaatgaaaggcTTTTTTACAAACTTCTTGTTGACAATGTCGAAGAACTGCTTCCTGTTGTCTACACTCCCACAGTTGGTGAAGCTTGTCAGAAGTACGGAAGCATCTTCAGGCGTCCTCAGGGTCTTTACATTAGTTTGAAAGAGAA GGGTAAGATTCTTGAAGTATTGAAGAATTGGCCCCAAAGGAGCATCCAAGTAATTGTGGTGACTGATGGTGAGCGTATTTTGGGTCTTGGTGATCTTGGTTGTCAG GGAATGGGAATTCCAGTTGGAAAACTTTCTTTATACACCGCACTTGGAGGAGTTCGTCCTTCTGCA TGTTTGCCTATTACAATTGATGTTGGGACAAACAACGAGAAATTGTTGAATGATGAATTCTACATTGGGCTTAAACAGAGAAGAGCAACCGGAGAG GAATACTATGAACTTCTAGATGAGTTTATGACTGCTGTTAAGCAGAATTATGGGGAAAAAGTTCTGATTCAG TTTGAAGATTTTGCAAACCACAATGCTTTTGAGCTACTTGCCAAGTATCGCACAACTCATCTAGTCTTCAATGATGACATTCAG GGGACAGCGGCTGTCGTTCTTGCTGGTGCTGTTTCCGCCCTCAAACTCATTGGTGGTACCTTGGCCGATCACACGTTCTTGTTCCTTGGTGCTGGGGAA GCTGGAACTGGTATTGCAGAGCTTATAGCCCTTGAAGTATCTAAACAG acAAAAGCTCCAGTTGAGGAGACCCGCAAGAAGATCTGGCTTGTCGACTCGAAG GGATTAATTGTCCACTCGCGTAAGGATtcacttcaacacttcaagAAGCCATGGGCTCACGAGCATGAACCTGTCAAGGATTTATTAAGTGCTGTGAAG GCAATTAAGCCAACAGTTCTGATTGGATCATCTGGAGTGGGAAGGACTTTTACAAAAGAAGTCGTCGAGGCTGTATCCTCCATCAACGAG AAACCTCTTATTATGGCTCTTTCCAACCCAACGTCACAATCTGAATGCACTGCTGAAGAGGCTTACACTTGGAGTGAG GGCCGTGCAATCTTTGCCAGTGGAAGTCCATTCGATCCATTTGAATATAACGGGAAAACCTTTGTCCCTGGCCAG TCCAACAATGCCTACATCTTCCCTGGGTTCGGTCTGGGTGTCGTAATTTCTGGAGCAATTCGTGTCCACGACGACATGCTTCTGGCTGCTT CGGAAGCATTGGCTGCCCAAGTCTCCGAGGAGAACTACGACAAGGGATTGATCTACCCGCCCTTTACTAATATCCGAAAAATCTCGGCAAACATTGCAGCTAATGTGGCTGCCAAAGCATATGAACTTG GTTTGGCAACCCGTCTCCCACGCCCTGCAGATCTAGTCAAGTATGCTGAGAGCTGCATGTACAGTCCCGTCTACCGAACCTACCGATAA